The genomic DNA CAAGGTCTGACTCGTTATTCATACTTCAATGCATCCACCGGATTGATATTGGCTGCTTTAATTGTGAGAAAGCTAACTGTAAGCAACGATATCATCAAAGCACTTCCTCCGGCAATAATAAAAACGAGCAAACTGATATCGGTTTTATAGGCAAAACTCTGCAACCAGTTTCTCATAATCAAATAGGCTACCGGCAATGCTACAAGATTGGCTACAACAACCCATTTTGTAAAATCGGTAGATAGCAGTTTTACTATCTGCGTTACATTTGATCCCAACACTTTTCTGATGCCGATCTCTTTGGTTCGTTGCTGGATCATGAAAGCTGAAAGTCCCAGCAAACCCAGACAGGAAATGATAATTGCAAAGAAAGCAAAGTGATTGAACAATCTTCCCAATCTGATCTCAGAGCGATATAAATTATCAAATTCATCATCCAGGAATCTGTATTCAAACAGGAAATTCGGTGCAATTTCTCTGCTAACTTTCTCGATATAATCCAGCGTTGCAGTCAGGTCTTTTCCGGTAACTCTAACAGCAACATGATTATCCCATTCTGGAACAGCCACCAAGCCCAAAGGTTGAATATTATTATGCAATGAACGGAAATTGAAATCTTTTACCACGCCTTTGATAACTCCCTGATCGAATGCTTTTCCGATCGGATCTTCAAGACCTGCCATCTTGACGGCAGATTCGTTCAAAATCCATTCAAATTCCTCTTCTTCGCTGTAGGAATCTTTGGCGTAGAACTCACCCGCAACCAGTTCCAGATCAAATGTTTTCAAGAAGTCTTTATCTACAGAAATCAGGGGAAGATTCAGTTTTTGTTCTCCGCCATTTCCTTCCCAATTATCCACCGACATCGACCATTTTGGTCCTAATCCAAGATAACTTGATGTTCTTGTAACACACAGGATCTCAGGATTTTTCAAAAGTTCATATTTCAGAATATCAGATTTCTGGAAAAAAGTATTATTCAATGGAAGATAAATTACGTTTTCTTTATTGAATCCCAGATTTTCTGATCTAATAAAATTCATCTGGCGGGAAACAACTAAAGTAGAAAAAATCAAAATAATGGAAAGTGTGAACTGCACTACGACCAACACTTTCCTGAAACCAGAGGAACTGCTGGATTTTCCTCCTTTCAATATGCTTACAGGTTTGAATGATGAAAGCATAAACGCTGGATAAATTCCAGATATTATTCCAGTAAAAAATGCAATTCCCAATAATGCCGGGATCATATTGCTACCCAGCAAATCAAATACAAGATCTTTGGATGTAAGATCATTGAAGATCGGCATCATTAATTCCACTAAAACAATTGCAAAAATAAGAGCAATAAATGCCATTATGATTGATTCGCTGATAAACTGGATTTTGAGTTGATTTTTTACTGCACCTACCACTTTCCTTACGCCGATCTCTCTTGCTCTCTGCAAAGAACGTGCAGTAGATAGATTCATGAAATTTATGCAGGCGATCAGCAGAATGAAAACAGCGATCGAAGAGAAAATATATATATAGATCATCATGCCGGGACTGCCATCCAGATTGTAGAGATGAATTTTGCTGACC from Candidatus Cloacimonadota bacterium includes the following:
- a CDS encoding ABC transporter permease, with product MIKNYLKVAFRNIVRHKGFSFINITGLAIGMAICILIMLWVQDEYNFDRFHQKADNIYRILFSYDVNGETRQHWRTPPPLARTIKEKYSSIEDAARFHNEGSVLVSVGDKKLQQQAGYTDKSIFNIFTLPFAKGSVDTAFENPNSAVISQEMADNFFPAENPVGKTITINNDFDLNVEGVLKDMPAGSHLQFDFLMQFARLPEVMGYGGEDDWGDFGFNTFVLLPEAVIPQVAEADINTCIEEISPDMGRTFFLQPVSKIHLYNLDGSPGMMIYIYIFSSIAVFILLIACINFMNLSTARSLQRAREIGVRKVVGAVKNQLKIQFISESIIMAFIALIFAIVLVELMMPIFNDLTSKDLVFDLLGSNMIPALLGIAFFTGIISGIYPAFMLSSFKPVSILKGGKSSSSSGFRKVLVVVQFTLSIILIFSTLVVSRQMNFIRSENLGFNKENVIYLPLNNTFFQKSDILKYELLKNPEILCVTRTSSYLGLGPKWSMSVDNWEGNGGEQKLNLPLISVDKDFLKTFDLELVAGEFYAKDSYSEEEEFEWILNESAVKMAGLEDPIGKAFDQGVIKGVVKDFNFRSLHNNIQPLGLVAVPEWDNHVAVRVTGKDLTATLDYIEKVSREIAPNFLFEYRFLDDEFDNLYRSEIRLGRLFNHFAFFAIIISCLGLLGLSAFMIQQRTKEIGIRKVLGSNVTQIVKLLSTDFTKWVVVANLVALPVAYLIMRNWLQSFAYKTDISLLVFIIAGGSALMISLLTVSFLTIKAANINPVDALKYE